The following coding sequences are from one Onychostoma macrolepis isolate SWU-2019 chromosome 24, ASM1243209v1, whole genome shotgun sequence window:
- the top1mt gene encoding DNA topoisomerase I, mitochondrial isoform X4, which yields MKLEKEKHDRREKKKSRDREEDSELNGKHKPSSKMKQSDSRSGVCSAGKCEAGDADTLEDVKVDPDERNDGRQESGSPEINNNSKEKTRSKSSKERHNHKEKSERTADARDSKQEGHRCESEAPVKMKKKRAKDEKSSEKHPSGKKRKKTSSEHEKNKKIKKDGDQEKKKKDEEADKWKWWEEGKSSDTQKWSSLEHKGPYFPPEYEPLPDNICFYYDGQPVKLRPATEEIATFYAKMLDHEYTSKEVFQNNFFSDWKEEMTKEEQKLIKTLSKCDFRQIHKYFVEKSEERKNMTKEEKQVLKEEASRLLEEYGYCLLDRHREKIGNFKLEPPGLFRGRGEHPKMGKLKKRIQPEDVTINCSQDSKIPEPPAGHRWKRVQHDNTVTWLASWLENIHGRPKYIMLNPSSKLKGEKDWQKYETARQLKTKVNSIRKQYRRDWKSREMKSRQRGVAIYFIDKLALRAGNEKDDESADTVGCCSLRVEHITLHRHLDGQEHVVEFDFLGKDSIRYYNKVPVEKQVFKNLKLFIKHKDPEDDLFDRITTVKLNKTLNESMPGLTAKVFRTFNASTTLQDQLNKLTTEDMTVEEKILSYNRANRAVAILCNHQRAAPKTFEKSMQLLQEKIQKKKEQIEEAKKELKEARKAHKDAPSDKSKKLLEKKEKAVQRLSEQLKKLQLQETDREENKVIALGTSKLNYLDPRISVAWCKKHQVPIEKIYNKTQRDKFAWAIDMTDENFQF from the exons ATGAAACTTGAAAAGGAGAAACACGATAGAAG AGAGAAGAAGAAGTCtagagacagagaggaggacTCGGAGCTGAACGGCAAACACAAACCCTCCTCAAAG ATGAAGCAGTCAGACAGTCGATCTGGAGTCTGCAG CGCAGGGAAATGTGAAGCAGGAGATGCTGACACGCTTGAG GATGTCAAAGTAGATCCTGACGAAAG AAATGATGGACGGCAGGAATCAGGTTCTCCAgaaatcaacaacaacagcaaagaGAAG ACTCGATCAAAAAGCAGCAAGGAGCGTCACAATCATAAAGAGAAGAGCGAGCGGACTGCAGACGCGCGTGACTCCAAGCAG GAGGGTCACCGGTGTGAATCTGAGGCACCTGTCAAGATGAAGAAGAAGAGAGCCAAAGATGAGAAGAGCTCGGAGAAACATCCGTCTGGGAAGAAGAGGAAAAAGACCAGTTCTGAACATGAGAAGAACAAAAAGATCAAGAAAGACGGAGAccaggagaagaagaagaaggacgAGGAGGCTGATAAGTGGAAGTG gtggGAGGAAGGAAAGTCATCAGACACTCAGAAGTGGAGTAGTTTGGAGCACAAAGGACCGTATTTTCCTCCCGAATACGAGCCGCTGCCTGATAACATCTGCTTTTATTATGACG gtcaGCCGGTGAAACTCCGTCCTGCTACGGAGGAAATCGCCACTTTCTACGCTAAGATGCTGGATCATGAATACACCAGTAAAGAAGTGTTTCAGAACAACTTCTTCAGCGACTGGAAGGAG GAAATGACTAAAGAAGAGCAGAAGCTGATCAAGACGCTCTCCAAGTGTGACTTCAGGCAGATCCACAAGTATTTCGTGGAGAAGTCGGAGGAGCGTAAGAACATGACGAAGGAGGAGAAGCAG GTCCTGAAGGAGGAGGCCAGCCGGCTGCTGGAGGAGTACGGCTACTGTCTGCTGGACAGACACCGCGAGAAGATCGGGAACTTCAAGCTGGAGCCACCGGGGCTGTTCCGCGGCCGAGGAGAACATCCCAAGATGGGCAAGCTGAAGAAACGCATCCAGCCGGAGGACGTGACCATCAACTGCAGCCA AGACTCGAAGATCCCGGAGCCCCCTGCAGGCCACCGCTGGAAGCGCGTGCAGCACGATAACACGGTCACGTGGCTGGCGTCGTGGCTGGAGAACATTCACGGACGACCCAAATACATCATGCTGAACCCCAGCTCCAAACTCAAG GGCGAGAAGGACTGGCAGAAGTACGAGACGGCGCGGCAGCTGAAGACGAAGGTGAACTCCATCAGAAAACAGTACAGACGCGACTGGAAGTCCAGAGAGATGAAGAGCCGACAGAGAGGAGTCGCCATCTACTTCATCGACAAG ctgGCGCTGCGAGCGGGGAATGAGAAGGACGATGAGTCGGCTGATACGGTGGGCTGCTGCTCTCTGCGAGTCGAGCACATCACGCTCCACCGGCATCTGGATGGACAGGAACACGTGGTGGAGTTCGACTTCCTCGGGAAAGACTCCATCCGCTACTACAACAAAGTGCCTGTGGAGAAACAG GTTTTCAAGAATCTGAAGCTGTTCATAAAGCATAAGGATCCAGAAGATGATTTATTTGACCGAATTACA ACGGTCAAACTCAACAAAACCCTGAACGAGTCCATGCCCGGACTGACGGCCAAAGTGTTTCGAACCTTCAACGCCTCGACCACGCTGCAGGATCAGCTCAACAAGCTCACCACAG AGGACATGACGGTGGAGGAGAAGATCCTGTCGTATAACCGAGCGAACAGAGCCGTGGCCATCCTCTGTAACCACCAGAGGGCAGCACCCAAAACCTTCGAGAAATCAATGCAGCTGCTGCAGGAGAAG ATCCAGAAGAAAAAGGAACAAATTGAAGAGGCCAAAAAAGAGCTGAAGGAAGCGAGGAAAGCGCATAAAGACGCTCCGTCTGACAAATCCAAGAA gctgCTGGAGAAGAAGGAGAAGGCTGTTCAGAGACTGAGTGAGCAGCTGAAGAAGCTGCAGCTGCAGGAAACTGATCGCGAGGAGAACAAGGTCATCGCTCTGGGCACGTCCAAACTCAACTACCTGGACCCGCGCATCAGCGTGGcctg GTGTAAGAAACATCAGGTGCCCATTGAAAAGATCTACAACAAAACCCAGAGGGACAAGTTCGCCTGGGCCATCGACATGACTGACGAGAACTTCCAGTTCTGA
- the top1mt gene encoding DNA topoisomerase I, mitochondrial isoform X5 yields the protein MKTCLRFISRLIYISAERNKVSSVRYYYAGAAAAKTLSVCRWEEGKSSDTQKWSSLEHKGPYFPPEYEPLPDNICFYYDGQPVKLRPATEEIATFYAKMLDHEYTSKEVFQNNFFSDWKEEMTKEEQKLIKTLSKCDFRQIHKYFVEKSEERKNMTKEEKQVLKEEASRLLEEYGYCLLDRHREKIGNFKLEPPGLFRGRGEHPKMGKLKKRIQPEDVTINCSQDSKIPEPPAGHRWKRVQHDNTVTWLASWLENIHGRPKYIMLNPSSKLKGEKDWQKYETARQLKTKVNSIRKQYRRDWKSREMKSRQRGVAIYFIDKLALRAGNEKDDESADTVGCCSLRVEHITLHRHLDGQEHVVEFDFLGKDSIRYYNKVPVEKQVFKNLKLFIKHKDPEDDLFDRITTVKLNKTLNESMPGLTAKVFRTFNASTTLQDQLNKLTTEDMTVEEKILSYNRANRAVAILCNHQRAAPKTFEKSMQLLQEKIQKKKEQIEEAKKELKEARKAHKDAPSDKSKKLLEKKEKAVQRLSEQLKKLQLQETDREENKVIALGTSKLNYLDPRISVAWCKKHQVPIEKIYNKTQRDKFAWAIDMTDENFQF from the exons ATGAAAACGTGTTTGCGTTTCATTTCGCGACTCATTTATATTTCAGCGGAACGTAATAAAGTTTCTTCTGTCAGATATTATTATGCGGGAGCCGCTGCCGCCAAAACTCTGTCAGTCTGCAG gtggGAGGAAGGAAAGTCATCAGACACTCAGAAGTGGAGTAGTTTGGAGCACAAAGGACCGTATTTTCCTCCCGAATACGAGCCGCTGCCTGATAACATCTGCTTTTATTATGACG gtcaGCCGGTGAAACTCCGTCCTGCTACGGAGGAAATCGCCACTTTCTACGCTAAGATGCTGGATCATGAATACACCAGTAAAGAAGTGTTTCAGAACAACTTCTTCAGCGACTGGAAGGAG GAAATGACTAAAGAAGAGCAGAAGCTGATCAAGACGCTCTCCAAGTGTGACTTCAGGCAGATCCACAAGTATTTCGTGGAGAAGTCGGAGGAGCGTAAGAACATGACGAAGGAGGAGAAGCAG GTCCTGAAGGAGGAGGCCAGCCGGCTGCTGGAGGAGTACGGCTACTGTCTGCTGGACAGACACCGCGAGAAGATCGGGAACTTCAAGCTGGAGCCACCGGGGCTGTTCCGCGGCCGAGGAGAACATCCCAAGATGGGCAAGCTGAAGAAACGCATCCAGCCGGAGGACGTGACCATCAACTGCAGCCA AGACTCGAAGATCCCGGAGCCCCCTGCAGGCCACCGCTGGAAGCGCGTGCAGCACGATAACACGGTCACGTGGCTGGCGTCGTGGCTGGAGAACATTCACGGACGACCCAAATACATCATGCTGAACCCCAGCTCCAAACTCAAG GGCGAGAAGGACTGGCAGAAGTACGAGACGGCGCGGCAGCTGAAGACGAAGGTGAACTCCATCAGAAAACAGTACAGACGCGACTGGAAGTCCAGAGAGATGAAGAGCCGACAGAGAGGAGTCGCCATCTACTTCATCGACAAG ctgGCGCTGCGAGCGGGGAATGAGAAGGACGATGAGTCGGCTGATACGGTGGGCTGCTGCTCTCTGCGAGTCGAGCACATCACGCTCCACCGGCATCTGGATGGACAGGAACACGTGGTGGAGTTCGACTTCCTCGGGAAAGACTCCATCCGCTACTACAACAAAGTGCCTGTGGAGAAACAG GTTTTCAAGAATCTGAAGCTGTTCATAAAGCATAAGGATCCAGAAGATGATTTATTTGACCGAATTACA ACGGTCAAACTCAACAAAACCCTGAACGAGTCCATGCCCGGACTGACGGCCAAAGTGTTTCGAACCTTCAACGCCTCGACCACGCTGCAGGATCAGCTCAACAAGCTCACCACAG AGGACATGACGGTGGAGGAGAAGATCCTGTCGTATAACCGAGCGAACAGAGCCGTGGCCATCCTCTGTAACCACCAGAGGGCAGCACCCAAAACCTTCGAGAAATCAATGCAGCTGCTGCAGGAGAAG ATCCAGAAGAAAAAGGAACAAATTGAAGAGGCCAAAAAAGAGCTGAAGGAAGCGAGGAAAGCGCATAAAGACGCTCCGTCTGACAAATCCAAGAA gctgCTGGAGAAGAAGGAGAAGGCTGTTCAGAGACTGAGTGAGCAGCTGAAGAAGCTGCAGCTGCAGGAAACTGATCGCGAGGAGAACAAGGTCATCGCTCTGGGCACGTCCAAACTCAACTACCTGGACCCGCGCATCAGCGTGGcctg GTGTAAGAAACATCAGGTGCCCATTGAAAAGATCTACAACAAAACCCAGAGGGACAAGTTCGCCTGGGCCATCGACATGACTGACGAGAACTTCCAGTTCTGA
- the top1mt gene encoding DNA topoisomerase I, mitochondrial isoform X1, which produces MKLEKEKHDRREKKKSRDREEDSELNGKHKPSSKMKQSDSRSGVCSFERTLSVSCEVLSNSSLMFMSSSSAGKCEAGDADTLEDVKVDPDERNDGRQESGSPEINNNSKEKTRSKSSKERHNHKEKSERTADARDSKQEGHRCESEAPVKMKKKRAKDEKSSEKHPSGKKRKKTSSEHEKNKKIKKDGDQEKKKKDEEADKWKWWEEGKSSDTQKWSSLEHKGPYFPPEYEPLPDNICFYYDGQPVKLRPATEEIATFYAKMLDHEYTSKEVFQNNFFSDWKEEMTKEEQKLIKTLSKCDFRQIHKYFVEKSEERKNMTKEEKQVLKEEASRLLEEYGYCLLDRHREKIGNFKLEPPGLFRGRGEHPKMGKLKKRIQPEDVTINCSQDSKIPEPPAGHRWKRVQHDNTVTWLASWLENIHGRPKYIMLNPSSKLKGEKDWQKYETARQLKTKVNSIRKQYRRDWKSREMKSRQRGVAIYFIDKLALRAGNEKDDESADTVGCCSLRVEHITLHRHLDGQEHVVEFDFLGKDSIRYYNKVPVEKQVFKNLKLFIKHKDPEDDLFDRITTVKLNKTLNESMPGLTAKVFRTFNASTTLQDQLNKLTTEDMTVEEKILSYNRANRAVAILCNHQRAAPKTFEKSMQLLQEKIQKKKEQIEEAKKELKEARKAHKDAPSDKSKKLLEKKEKAVQRLSEQLKKLQLQETDREENKVIALGTSKLNYLDPRISVAWCKKHQVPIEKIYNKTQRDKFAWAIDMTDENFQF; this is translated from the exons ATGAAACTTGAAAAGGAGAAACACGATAGAAG AGAGAAGAAGAAGTCtagagacagagaggaggacTCGGAGCTGAACGGCAAACACAAACCCTCCTCAAAG ATGAAGCAGTCAGACAGTCGATCTGGAGTCTGCAG CTTTGAGAGGACGCTCTCCGTTAGCTGTGAAGTTCTGTCAAACAGTAGTCTGATGTTCATGAGTTCTAGCAGCGCAGGGAAATGTGAAGCAGGAGATGCTGACACGCTTGAG GATGTCAAAGTAGATCCTGACGAAAG AAATGATGGACGGCAGGAATCAGGTTCTCCAgaaatcaacaacaacagcaaagaGAAG ACTCGATCAAAAAGCAGCAAGGAGCGTCACAATCATAAAGAGAAGAGCGAGCGGACTGCAGACGCGCGTGACTCCAAGCAG GAGGGTCACCGGTGTGAATCTGAGGCACCTGTCAAGATGAAGAAGAAGAGAGCCAAAGATGAGAAGAGCTCGGAGAAACATCCGTCTGGGAAGAAGAGGAAAAAGACCAGTTCTGAACATGAGAAGAACAAAAAGATCAAGAAAGACGGAGAccaggagaagaagaagaaggacgAGGAGGCTGATAAGTGGAAGTG gtggGAGGAAGGAAAGTCATCAGACACTCAGAAGTGGAGTAGTTTGGAGCACAAAGGACCGTATTTTCCTCCCGAATACGAGCCGCTGCCTGATAACATCTGCTTTTATTATGACG gtcaGCCGGTGAAACTCCGTCCTGCTACGGAGGAAATCGCCACTTTCTACGCTAAGATGCTGGATCATGAATACACCAGTAAAGAAGTGTTTCAGAACAACTTCTTCAGCGACTGGAAGGAG GAAATGACTAAAGAAGAGCAGAAGCTGATCAAGACGCTCTCCAAGTGTGACTTCAGGCAGATCCACAAGTATTTCGTGGAGAAGTCGGAGGAGCGTAAGAACATGACGAAGGAGGAGAAGCAG GTCCTGAAGGAGGAGGCCAGCCGGCTGCTGGAGGAGTACGGCTACTGTCTGCTGGACAGACACCGCGAGAAGATCGGGAACTTCAAGCTGGAGCCACCGGGGCTGTTCCGCGGCCGAGGAGAACATCCCAAGATGGGCAAGCTGAAGAAACGCATCCAGCCGGAGGACGTGACCATCAACTGCAGCCA AGACTCGAAGATCCCGGAGCCCCCTGCAGGCCACCGCTGGAAGCGCGTGCAGCACGATAACACGGTCACGTGGCTGGCGTCGTGGCTGGAGAACATTCACGGACGACCCAAATACATCATGCTGAACCCCAGCTCCAAACTCAAG GGCGAGAAGGACTGGCAGAAGTACGAGACGGCGCGGCAGCTGAAGACGAAGGTGAACTCCATCAGAAAACAGTACAGACGCGACTGGAAGTCCAGAGAGATGAAGAGCCGACAGAGAGGAGTCGCCATCTACTTCATCGACAAG ctgGCGCTGCGAGCGGGGAATGAGAAGGACGATGAGTCGGCTGATACGGTGGGCTGCTGCTCTCTGCGAGTCGAGCACATCACGCTCCACCGGCATCTGGATGGACAGGAACACGTGGTGGAGTTCGACTTCCTCGGGAAAGACTCCATCCGCTACTACAACAAAGTGCCTGTGGAGAAACAG GTTTTCAAGAATCTGAAGCTGTTCATAAAGCATAAGGATCCAGAAGATGATTTATTTGACCGAATTACA ACGGTCAAACTCAACAAAACCCTGAACGAGTCCATGCCCGGACTGACGGCCAAAGTGTTTCGAACCTTCAACGCCTCGACCACGCTGCAGGATCAGCTCAACAAGCTCACCACAG AGGACATGACGGTGGAGGAGAAGATCCTGTCGTATAACCGAGCGAACAGAGCCGTGGCCATCCTCTGTAACCACCAGAGGGCAGCACCCAAAACCTTCGAGAAATCAATGCAGCTGCTGCAGGAGAAG ATCCAGAAGAAAAAGGAACAAATTGAAGAGGCCAAAAAAGAGCTGAAGGAAGCGAGGAAAGCGCATAAAGACGCTCCGTCTGACAAATCCAAGAA gctgCTGGAGAAGAAGGAGAAGGCTGTTCAGAGACTGAGTGAGCAGCTGAAGAAGCTGCAGCTGCAGGAAACTGATCGCGAGGAGAACAAGGTCATCGCTCTGGGCACGTCCAAACTCAACTACCTGGACCCGCGCATCAGCGTGGcctg GTGTAAGAAACATCAGGTGCCCATTGAAAAGATCTACAACAAAACCCAGAGGGACAAGTTCGCCTGGGCCATCGACATGACTGACGAGAACTTCCAGTTCTGA
- the top1mt gene encoding DNA topoisomerase I, mitochondrial isoform X2, whose translation MKLEKEKHDRREKKKSRDREEDSELNGKHKPSSKMKQSDSRSGVCSSLMFMSSSSAGKCEAGDADTLEDVKVDPDERNDGRQESGSPEINNNSKEKTRSKSSKERHNHKEKSERTADARDSKQEGHRCESEAPVKMKKKRAKDEKSSEKHPSGKKRKKTSSEHEKNKKIKKDGDQEKKKKDEEADKWKWWEEGKSSDTQKWSSLEHKGPYFPPEYEPLPDNICFYYDGQPVKLRPATEEIATFYAKMLDHEYTSKEVFQNNFFSDWKEEMTKEEQKLIKTLSKCDFRQIHKYFVEKSEERKNMTKEEKQVLKEEASRLLEEYGYCLLDRHREKIGNFKLEPPGLFRGRGEHPKMGKLKKRIQPEDVTINCSQDSKIPEPPAGHRWKRVQHDNTVTWLASWLENIHGRPKYIMLNPSSKLKGEKDWQKYETARQLKTKVNSIRKQYRRDWKSREMKSRQRGVAIYFIDKLALRAGNEKDDESADTVGCCSLRVEHITLHRHLDGQEHVVEFDFLGKDSIRYYNKVPVEKQVFKNLKLFIKHKDPEDDLFDRITTVKLNKTLNESMPGLTAKVFRTFNASTTLQDQLNKLTTEDMTVEEKILSYNRANRAVAILCNHQRAAPKTFEKSMQLLQEKIQKKKEQIEEAKKELKEARKAHKDAPSDKSKKLLEKKEKAVQRLSEQLKKLQLQETDREENKVIALGTSKLNYLDPRISVAWCKKHQVPIEKIYNKTQRDKFAWAIDMTDENFQF comes from the exons ATGAAACTTGAAAAGGAGAAACACGATAGAAG AGAGAAGAAGAAGTCtagagacagagaggaggacTCGGAGCTGAACGGCAAACACAAACCCTCCTCAAAG ATGAAGCAGTCAGACAGTCGATCTGGAGTCTGCAG TAGTCTGATGTTCATGAGTTCTAGCAGCGCAGGGAAATGTGAAGCAGGAGATGCTGACACGCTTGAG GATGTCAAAGTAGATCCTGACGAAAG AAATGATGGACGGCAGGAATCAGGTTCTCCAgaaatcaacaacaacagcaaagaGAAG ACTCGATCAAAAAGCAGCAAGGAGCGTCACAATCATAAAGAGAAGAGCGAGCGGACTGCAGACGCGCGTGACTCCAAGCAG GAGGGTCACCGGTGTGAATCTGAGGCACCTGTCAAGATGAAGAAGAAGAGAGCCAAAGATGAGAAGAGCTCGGAGAAACATCCGTCTGGGAAGAAGAGGAAAAAGACCAGTTCTGAACATGAGAAGAACAAAAAGATCAAGAAAGACGGAGAccaggagaagaagaagaaggacgAGGAGGCTGATAAGTGGAAGTG gtggGAGGAAGGAAAGTCATCAGACACTCAGAAGTGGAGTAGTTTGGAGCACAAAGGACCGTATTTTCCTCCCGAATACGAGCCGCTGCCTGATAACATCTGCTTTTATTATGACG gtcaGCCGGTGAAACTCCGTCCTGCTACGGAGGAAATCGCCACTTTCTACGCTAAGATGCTGGATCATGAATACACCAGTAAAGAAGTGTTTCAGAACAACTTCTTCAGCGACTGGAAGGAG GAAATGACTAAAGAAGAGCAGAAGCTGATCAAGACGCTCTCCAAGTGTGACTTCAGGCAGATCCACAAGTATTTCGTGGAGAAGTCGGAGGAGCGTAAGAACATGACGAAGGAGGAGAAGCAG GTCCTGAAGGAGGAGGCCAGCCGGCTGCTGGAGGAGTACGGCTACTGTCTGCTGGACAGACACCGCGAGAAGATCGGGAACTTCAAGCTGGAGCCACCGGGGCTGTTCCGCGGCCGAGGAGAACATCCCAAGATGGGCAAGCTGAAGAAACGCATCCAGCCGGAGGACGTGACCATCAACTGCAGCCA AGACTCGAAGATCCCGGAGCCCCCTGCAGGCCACCGCTGGAAGCGCGTGCAGCACGATAACACGGTCACGTGGCTGGCGTCGTGGCTGGAGAACATTCACGGACGACCCAAATACATCATGCTGAACCCCAGCTCCAAACTCAAG GGCGAGAAGGACTGGCAGAAGTACGAGACGGCGCGGCAGCTGAAGACGAAGGTGAACTCCATCAGAAAACAGTACAGACGCGACTGGAAGTCCAGAGAGATGAAGAGCCGACAGAGAGGAGTCGCCATCTACTTCATCGACAAG ctgGCGCTGCGAGCGGGGAATGAGAAGGACGATGAGTCGGCTGATACGGTGGGCTGCTGCTCTCTGCGAGTCGAGCACATCACGCTCCACCGGCATCTGGATGGACAGGAACACGTGGTGGAGTTCGACTTCCTCGGGAAAGACTCCATCCGCTACTACAACAAAGTGCCTGTGGAGAAACAG GTTTTCAAGAATCTGAAGCTGTTCATAAAGCATAAGGATCCAGAAGATGATTTATTTGACCGAATTACA ACGGTCAAACTCAACAAAACCCTGAACGAGTCCATGCCCGGACTGACGGCCAAAGTGTTTCGAACCTTCAACGCCTCGACCACGCTGCAGGATCAGCTCAACAAGCTCACCACAG AGGACATGACGGTGGAGGAGAAGATCCTGTCGTATAACCGAGCGAACAGAGCCGTGGCCATCCTCTGTAACCACCAGAGGGCAGCACCCAAAACCTTCGAGAAATCAATGCAGCTGCTGCAGGAGAAG ATCCAGAAGAAAAAGGAACAAATTGAAGAGGCCAAAAAAGAGCTGAAGGAAGCGAGGAAAGCGCATAAAGACGCTCCGTCTGACAAATCCAAGAA gctgCTGGAGAAGAAGGAGAAGGCTGTTCAGAGACTGAGTGAGCAGCTGAAGAAGCTGCAGCTGCAGGAAACTGATCGCGAGGAGAACAAGGTCATCGCTCTGGGCACGTCCAAACTCAACTACCTGGACCCGCGCATCAGCGTGGcctg GTGTAAGAAACATCAGGTGCCCATTGAAAAGATCTACAACAAAACCCAGAGGGACAAGTTCGCCTGGGCCATCGACATGACTGACGAGAACTTCCAGTTCTGA
- the top1mt gene encoding DNA topoisomerase I, mitochondrial isoform X3 has translation MKLEKEKHDRREKKKSRDREEDSELNGKHKPSSKMKQSDSRSGVCSSAGKCEAGDADTLEDVKVDPDERNDGRQESGSPEINNNSKEKTRSKSSKERHNHKEKSERTADARDSKQEGHRCESEAPVKMKKKRAKDEKSSEKHPSGKKRKKTSSEHEKNKKIKKDGDQEKKKKDEEADKWKWWEEGKSSDTQKWSSLEHKGPYFPPEYEPLPDNICFYYDGQPVKLRPATEEIATFYAKMLDHEYTSKEVFQNNFFSDWKEEMTKEEQKLIKTLSKCDFRQIHKYFVEKSEERKNMTKEEKQVLKEEASRLLEEYGYCLLDRHREKIGNFKLEPPGLFRGRGEHPKMGKLKKRIQPEDVTINCSQDSKIPEPPAGHRWKRVQHDNTVTWLASWLENIHGRPKYIMLNPSSKLKGEKDWQKYETARQLKTKVNSIRKQYRRDWKSREMKSRQRGVAIYFIDKLALRAGNEKDDESADTVGCCSLRVEHITLHRHLDGQEHVVEFDFLGKDSIRYYNKVPVEKQVFKNLKLFIKHKDPEDDLFDRITTVKLNKTLNESMPGLTAKVFRTFNASTTLQDQLNKLTTEDMTVEEKILSYNRANRAVAILCNHQRAAPKTFEKSMQLLQEKIQKKKEQIEEAKKELKEARKAHKDAPSDKSKKLLEKKEKAVQRLSEQLKKLQLQETDREENKVIALGTSKLNYLDPRISVAWCKKHQVPIEKIYNKTQRDKFAWAIDMTDENFQF, from the exons ATGAAACTTGAAAAGGAGAAACACGATAGAAG AGAGAAGAAGAAGTCtagagacagagaggaggacTCGGAGCTGAACGGCAAACACAAACCCTCCTCAAAG ATGAAGCAGTCAGACAGTCGATCTGGAGTCTGCAG CAGCGCAGGGAAATGTGAAGCAGGAGATGCTGACACGCTTGAG GATGTCAAAGTAGATCCTGACGAAAG AAATGATGGACGGCAGGAATCAGGTTCTCCAgaaatcaacaacaacagcaaagaGAAG ACTCGATCAAAAAGCAGCAAGGAGCGTCACAATCATAAAGAGAAGAGCGAGCGGACTGCAGACGCGCGTGACTCCAAGCAG GAGGGTCACCGGTGTGAATCTGAGGCACCTGTCAAGATGAAGAAGAAGAGAGCCAAAGATGAGAAGAGCTCGGAGAAACATCCGTCTGGGAAGAAGAGGAAAAAGACCAGTTCTGAACATGAGAAGAACAAAAAGATCAAGAAAGACGGAGAccaggagaagaagaagaaggacgAGGAGGCTGATAAGTGGAAGTG gtggGAGGAAGGAAAGTCATCAGACACTCAGAAGTGGAGTAGTTTGGAGCACAAAGGACCGTATTTTCCTCCCGAATACGAGCCGCTGCCTGATAACATCTGCTTTTATTATGACG gtcaGCCGGTGAAACTCCGTCCTGCTACGGAGGAAATCGCCACTTTCTACGCTAAGATGCTGGATCATGAATACACCAGTAAAGAAGTGTTTCAGAACAACTTCTTCAGCGACTGGAAGGAG GAAATGACTAAAGAAGAGCAGAAGCTGATCAAGACGCTCTCCAAGTGTGACTTCAGGCAGATCCACAAGTATTTCGTGGAGAAGTCGGAGGAGCGTAAGAACATGACGAAGGAGGAGAAGCAG GTCCTGAAGGAGGAGGCCAGCCGGCTGCTGGAGGAGTACGGCTACTGTCTGCTGGACAGACACCGCGAGAAGATCGGGAACTTCAAGCTGGAGCCACCGGGGCTGTTCCGCGGCCGAGGAGAACATCCCAAGATGGGCAAGCTGAAGAAACGCATCCAGCCGGAGGACGTGACCATCAACTGCAGCCA AGACTCGAAGATCCCGGAGCCCCCTGCAGGCCACCGCTGGAAGCGCGTGCAGCACGATAACACGGTCACGTGGCTGGCGTCGTGGCTGGAGAACATTCACGGACGACCCAAATACATCATGCTGAACCCCAGCTCCAAACTCAAG GGCGAGAAGGACTGGCAGAAGTACGAGACGGCGCGGCAGCTGAAGACGAAGGTGAACTCCATCAGAAAACAGTACAGACGCGACTGGAAGTCCAGAGAGATGAAGAGCCGACAGAGAGGAGTCGCCATCTACTTCATCGACAAG ctgGCGCTGCGAGCGGGGAATGAGAAGGACGATGAGTCGGCTGATACGGTGGGCTGCTGCTCTCTGCGAGTCGAGCACATCACGCTCCACCGGCATCTGGATGGACAGGAACACGTGGTGGAGTTCGACTTCCTCGGGAAAGACTCCATCCGCTACTACAACAAAGTGCCTGTGGAGAAACAG GTTTTCAAGAATCTGAAGCTGTTCATAAAGCATAAGGATCCAGAAGATGATTTATTTGACCGAATTACA ACGGTCAAACTCAACAAAACCCTGAACGAGTCCATGCCCGGACTGACGGCCAAAGTGTTTCGAACCTTCAACGCCTCGACCACGCTGCAGGATCAGCTCAACAAGCTCACCACAG AGGACATGACGGTGGAGGAGAAGATCCTGTCGTATAACCGAGCGAACAGAGCCGTGGCCATCCTCTGTAACCACCAGAGGGCAGCACCCAAAACCTTCGAGAAATCAATGCAGCTGCTGCAGGAGAAG ATCCAGAAGAAAAAGGAACAAATTGAAGAGGCCAAAAAAGAGCTGAAGGAAGCGAGGAAAGCGCATAAAGACGCTCCGTCTGACAAATCCAAGAA gctgCTGGAGAAGAAGGAGAAGGCTGTTCAGAGACTGAGTGAGCAGCTGAAGAAGCTGCAGCTGCAGGAAACTGATCGCGAGGAGAACAAGGTCATCGCTCTGGGCACGTCCAAACTCAACTACCTGGACCCGCGCATCAGCGTGGcctg GTGTAAGAAACATCAGGTGCCCATTGAAAAGATCTACAACAAAACCCAGAGGGACAAGTTCGCCTGGGCCATCGACATGACTGACGAGAACTTCCAGTTCTGA